The DNA sequence ACTCGATCCAGGCGATGGACCGCGAGGGCCGGGAGCTGACCGCCGAGAAGTACCCGTCGCTGGCCCCCGTGCTGGACACCCTGCGCACCCGGTACGCGGACGGGGCCGCGGGCGAGCCCGGCGTCGAGACCTGGATCGAGCCTGCCGACGCCGACGCGCCGAACCAGACGCTGCTCACCCTGGTCAAGGGAAAGACGAAGAAGGTCCAGACGACGCTGGACGCCGACGTACAGGCGGCCGCCGAGCGGGCGGTGAAGAAGTACGACCGGGCCTCGGTGGTCGCCGTCCGGCCCAGCACCGGCGAGATCAGCGCGGTCGCCAACAGCCCGGTCGGCGGGTTCAATGTGGCGATGGAGGGGGCGCAGGCCCCCGGCTCCACGATGAAGGTCGTGACCGCGGCGATGATGCTGGAGCACGGACTGGTCGGCGGACCGACCTCCCCGGTCGAGTGTCCGAAGGAGGTGACCTGGTCGGGCACGACCTTCCACAACAACAAGAACTTCTTCATCGAGAACGGCACCTTCCGGGACAGCTTCCGCCGCTCCTGCAACACCTTCTTCATGAAGGCGCTGGGCCCGCTGAACGCCAAGGGCGTGGAGGACACCGCCCTGAGCCAGACGGCCCGCAAGTATTTCGGCCTGGGCGGGGTGTGGTCCATCGGGATCGTCTCCACCGACGCGCGCATCCCGGTCTCGAAGGGCCCCGAGACGGCCGCCTCCTACATCGGCCAGGGCAAGGTCACCATGAACGCCCTCAGCGTCGCCTCCCTCTCGGCGACCGTGAAAAACGGTGCGTTCCGCCAGCCGGTGATCGTGCCCAGGGAGATGATCAAGGGCAAGTTGACCACCGCCCAGCCGCTGCCCGGGAACATGGCCGCCACCCTGCGCAGCGTGATGGGCGCCGCCGCGACCGACGGTACCGCCGCCAAGGCGATGTCCGCGGTCAGCGGCGACAAGGGAGCCAAGACCGGGTCGGCCGAGGTCGATGGGCAGAGCGACTCCAACAGCTGGTTCACCGGCTACGCGGACGACCTGGCCGCCGGCTCGGTCGTCCAGTCCGGCGGCTACGGCAGCGGGCCGGCGGGCGACGTCGTCGCGACCGTGCTGAACGCACGGTAGGGCGGAGACGGTCCGGCCGACAGCACGGAGACGGCCGGACGGGCCGAGGCGCACGATACGGCGGGAGGCTGTCGACGCCGTGGTGTGACTGCGCAGGTTGGTTGATTGTGATCTTCGGTCGACGTCGCCTTTTTCGAGGACTCGCACGACGCCTGCGCTCGCACGATCCTCCAGTCCGGACTGCTCCTGGTCCGCGGGATTATCGAGCGCCGCGGCAGCAGGCGCACCGTCGTCGGTGAGAGGGCCTGGAACCTGGAAGACGTCGCGCTCGCACGCCGTGACCACGGTCCCCAGGCCGCCCTCGACCTCCTCGGCCGCACCACACCCGCACCCACCCCAGCCCAGAATCCCAGCCCGCGCCCCGGCCGAACCCTGCTCGACGGAACCGCGGGGGCTCGCACCCACGCGTTCGCTGATCTCCAGCCCGCGGGGACCAGGTCGGCAGATCTGCGGCGTCTCGGGCACCGGAGCCCGGGATCGGCGGAGGTGATCGCGATGACCACCACGGCCCGGAGCATCCTCCACATCCACCTGCACGGCCGCACCCCCGCCGACACCGACCGGTACGAGCAGGTCCTCGCCCTGCTGCGCGACATCACCCCGGCCGTACAGGCGCTGCCGCCCGATGCCGTCGTCATCGACATCACCGGCGCCCGCCGCTACTTCGACCAGAGCACCGAAGGCCTCGCCCACCTCGTCCGCCTCCGCATCACCGCGCACACGGGACTCCACACCACGATCGGAACCGGCCCCAACCGAACCCAGTGGGTTCGACGATTCCCGGATGGCTCCACCAGGGAACCCGTCGCTCGATGTGCGTTGCGGCCCTTGGAGGGCGGCAGGTTCGGCGGAGGCAGTTTCTGCCGGGCGATCAGTCAGAGGGGGTGGTGGACATGAAGCAGCCGGTGTTCTTCCACATCCGGCTCCTCCGTAGTGACGGCGGCCGCGGGCTGCCCGAGCTTATGGAGGTCCTCCGCCGGTTCACCCCGGTCGCTCAAGCGTTGCCGCCTTCGGCCGCGATCGCGCAGATGTCCGGCGCTCTTCGTCTGTTCGCCGTGGACCCCGTGGGCCTCGCGAACCGGCTCCGTCTTCAGGTTCTCGCGCTGTACGGGCTCGGCATGTCGGTGGGGGTCGGCCCGTCGTGGTCGGTGGCGGCCATGGCGTCCGCCCGTGCCGGGGAGAGGGGGCTGCTGCTGGTCATGCCGTCCGAGACCAGCTCGTTCCTCAGGCCGCTGCCCATCGAGGACCTCTACGGGATCCAGCGCACCGCGGCGGCGCAAATCCGGACGCTCGGGGTCAACACCATCGGGCAGCTCGCGGATCTGCCCGCCGTCACGGCAGCGCGGGTTCTCGGCAGGCCCGGGCCGGCTCTGCTGGAGCAGGCGCGGGGAATCGACCGCCGTGCCGTCGCCCCCGGGCGGGGGCCGCTGTCGGTCAGCCTCCGGGCAGACTTCCCCGGCGACGTCCTCGACGGGCCGCAGGTACGCGCCACCGCGCTTCGGCTCACCACGGAGCTCGGGGCACTCCTGC is a window from the Streptomyces sp. NBC_01244 genome containing:
- a CDS encoding Y-family DNA polymerase — protein: MTTTARSILHIHLHGRTPADTDRYEQVLALLRDITPAVQALPPDAVVIDITGARRYFDQSTEGLAHLVRLRITAHTGLHTTIGTGPNRTQWVRRFPDGSTREPVARCALRPLEGGRFGGGSFCRAISQRGWWT
- a CDS encoding penicillin-binding transpeptidase domain-containing protein, producing the protein MRSKVKTAFLGGVFVLVAGGVGFAGYEMLGGDSDAAQLNASGSGEITAEEVERTSRDFLAAWARGDADAAGTLTDHPAAAAEALRGFRETGHVENAVVTPGAASGATVPYTVKATINFEGHEKELAYASELTVVRGKSSGRALVDWRPAVLHPKLIEGATLRTGKAKRDSIQAMDREGRELTAEKYPSLAPVLDTLRTRYADGAAGEPGVETWIEPADADAPNQTLLTLVKGKTKKVQTTLDADVQAAAERAVKKYDRASVVAVRPSTGEISAVANSPVGGFNVAMEGAQAPGSTMKVVTAAMMLEHGLVGGPTSPVECPKEVTWSGTTFHNNKNFFIENGTFRDSFRRSCNTFFMKALGPLNAKGVEDTALSQTARKYFGLGGVWSIGIVSTDARIPVSKGPETAASYIGQGKVTMNALSVASLSATVKNGAFRQPVIVPREMIKGKLTTAQPLPGNMAATLRSVMGAAATDGTAAKAMSAVSGDKGAKTGSAEVDGQSDSNSWFTGYADDLAAGSVVQSGGYGSGPAGDVVATVLNAR
- a CDS encoding DinB/UmuC family translesion DNA polymerase, coding for MKQPVFFHIRLLRSDGGRGLPELMEVLRRFTPVAQALPPSAAIAQMSGALRLFAVDPVGLANRLRLQVLALYGLGMSVGVGPSWSVAAMASARAGERGLLLVMPSETSSFLRPLPIEDLYGIQRTAAAQIRTLGVNTIGQLADLPAVTAARVLGRPGPALLEQARGIDRRAVAPGRGPLSVSLRADFPGDVLDGPQVRATALRLTTELGALLRSRGQAARTVTVTVRMADRSELAKTRTLPMASAHTDDVRRVVYEVLDGFGLQRARIRRIALTAQTVDGAQAPTQLTFDPVREARVRAEPVIDALNRRYGPGTVGPAAAITAA